One stretch of Aeromicrobium fastidiosum DNA includes these proteins:
- a CDS encoding lytic murein transglycosylase, with protein MRRLPVLIAAAAVLLMAGLVVATTVDRGPSSAPAASVPPVAATPTDGELRQVSRATGIPRRALSAYVAAARTVGRDDRACGIAWNTLAGIGSSESSHGAFGGARLDEAGVARPLIIGVPLDGSGGNRAIRDTDGGGLDGDQQWDRAVGPMQFIPTTWAAWGADGDGDGRNDPHDIDDAALAAARYLCDAGRDLSASAGWSRAVLTYNNSGAYARKVASTATEYAEAV; from the coding sequence GTGAGACGTCTTCCCGTGCTGATCGCTGCTGCCGCCGTGCTGCTCATGGCCGGCCTCGTCGTCGCGACGACGGTCGACCGCGGGCCGTCGTCCGCCCCTGCCGCGAGCGTCCCTCCCGTCGCGGCCACGCCGACCGACGGCGAGCTGCGGCAGGTCTCGAGGGCCACCGGCATCCCGCGCCGTGCTCTGTCGGCTTACGTGGCCGCGGCGCGGACGGTCGGCCGTGACGACCGGGCGTGCGGCATCGCCTGGAACACGCTTGCCGGCATCGGCTCGTCCGAGAGCAGCCACGGTGCCTTCGGCGGTGCGCGCCTCGACGAGGCAGGGGTCGCCAGGCCACTGATCATCGGCGTCCCGCTTGACGGGTCAGGCGGCAACCGCGCCATCCGCGACACCGACGGCGGCGGTCTCGACGGCGACCAGCAGTGGGACCGTGCCGTCGGACCGATGCAGTTCATCCCCACCACCTGGGCCGCGTGGGGAGCGGACGGCGATGGCGACGGCCGCAACGACCCGCACGACATCGACGACGCAGCCCTCGCCGCCGCGCGCTACCTGTGCGACGCCGGTCGCGACCTCAGCGCCTCCGCCGGGTGGTCGCGGGCCGTGCTCACCTACAACAACAGCGGCGCGTACGCGCGCAAGGTCGCGAGCACCGCCACGGAGTACGCCGAGGCCGTCTGA
- a CDS encoding dioxygenase family protein: MTSYSIADLDNRLTPSELMPVMFVGHGNPMHAISDNDYTRTWTRLGQQLPVAQTIVVVSAHWLTPGATHITDAPKNPIIYDFGGFPDELSRVRYDSVGDTDVARLLARQLVEYEAELDKQWGLDHGTWSILKFLAPAPEVPVLQISIDYSMPLPKLYELYGRLRAMRRRGVIFIGSGNIVHALGRAKWHGGGAWDWAQQFDADTAAALQERQVGKLLDPYGTWAEARIAVPTDDHYRPMVAALSLLEDNEQISFFNDSIDMGSIGMRSFVTV, translated from the coding sequence TCGATCGCCGATCTCGACAACCGCCTCACGCCCAGCGAGCTGATGCCGGTCATGTTCGTCGGGCACGGCAACCCGATGCACGCGATCTCCGACAACGACTACACCCGCACCTGGACGCGGCTCGGCCAGCAGCTGCCGGTCGCCCAGACGATCGTCGTGGTCAGCGCCCACTGGCTGACCCCCGGTGCCACCCACATCACCGATGCGCCCAAGAACCCGATCATCTACGACTTCGGTGGCTTTCCCGACGAGCTGTCGCGTGTGCGGTACGACTCGGTCGGCGACACCGACGTCGCCCGCCTGCTCGCCCGCCAGCTGGTCGAGTACGAGGCCGAGCTCGACAAGCAGTGGGGCCTCGACCACGGCACGTGGAGCATCCTGAAGTTCCTGGCCCCGGCGCCCGAGGTGCCGGTGCTCCAGATCAGCATCGACTACTCGATGCCGTTGCCCAAGCTCTACGAGCTCTACGGCCGGCTTCGCGCGATGCGACGTCGTGGCGTGATCTTCATCGGCAGCGGCAACATCGTCCACGCACTCGGACGCGCCAAGTGGCACGGCGGCGGGGCGTGGGACTGGGCGCAGCAGTTCGACGCCGACACGGCCGCCGCGCTGCAGGAGCGCCAGGTCGGAAAGCTGCTCGATCCGTACGGCACCTGGGCCGAGGCGCGCATCGCCGTGCCGACTGACGACCACTATCGCCCGATGGTCGCCGCGCTGAGCCTGCTCGAGGACAATGAGCAGATCAGCTTCTTCAACGACTCGATCGACATGGGATCGATCGGCATGCGGTCGTTCGTCACGGTCTGA
- a CDS encoding excalibur calcium-binding domain-containing protein: MRTTVLAAVTGLTLSLGLAATASSADAAPGKTFKNCTALNKTYPHGVGRPGARDRTSGSPVKNFKVDKATYNANTKSDRDKDGIACEKK, encoded by the coding sequence ATGCGTACCACCGTCCTCGCCGCCGTCACCGGTCTGACCCTGTCGCTGGGGCTCGCCGCGACCGCCTCATCGGCGGACGCCGCGCCGGGCAAGACGTTCAAGAACTGCACCGCTCTCAACAAGACCTACCCGCACGGCGTGGGTCGTCCGGGCGCGAGGGACAGGACGTCCGGCTCGCCGGTCAAGAACTTCAAGGTCGACAAGGCGACCTACAACGCGAACACCAAGAGCGACCGCGACAAGGACGGCATCGCCTGCGAGAAGAAGTAG